One part of the Bacteroidia bacterium genome encodes these proteins:
- a CDS encoding ferritin: MISEKMAQALNSQIQLEGKASFLYLSMASWCDKEGLEGCAKFMHRQSAEERDHMLRIFHYLSEVDSHAITPAIDQPRHEFDSVQAMFKEVYEHEQKVTNSINSLLAQARSENDYTTENFLQWYITEQREEENLMRSVLDKLKLIGNGPQSLYYIDKEIEAINAAEEAAEGEEEAL; the protein is encoded by the coding sequence ATGATTTCAGAAAAAATGGCTCAGGCTTTAAATAGCCAAATCCAACTAGAAGGAAAAGCTTCCTTTTTATATCTCTCCATGGCTTCCTGGTGTGATAAGGAAGGATTGGAGGGCTGTGCAAAATTTATGCACCGACAGTCTGCGGAGGAAAGAGATCACATGCTTCGCATTTTTCATTACCTCAGCGAGGTAGATTCCCATGCGATCACTCCGGCCATCGATCAGCCCAGACATGAATTTGATTCTGTTCAGGCCATGTTCAAAGAAGTTTATGAGCATGAGCAAAAAGTGACAAACTCCATCAATTCTCTCCTGGCACAAGCTCGCTCGGAGAATGATTATACGACTGAGAATTTTCTCCAGTGGTATATCACAGAGCAGAGAGAAGAGGAAAATCTGATGCGTTCTGTGCTGGACAAGCTCAAACTCATTGGAAATGGCCCTCAAAGCCTGTACTATATTGATAAGGAGATTGAGGCGATAAATGCGGCAGAAGAAGCTGCTGAAGGAGAAGAGGAAGCTTTATAA